The following DNA comes from Miscanthus floridulus cultivar M001 chromosome 5, ASM1932011v1, whole genome shotgun sequence.
CCGCCGGTGGCTGCGACCTCTTGGCCTGCCTCCACCATCGCTACCGCGTCATTAACGTGCACCGGAGCCGACGCAGGAGCCACGAAGCTGGCCGTGGCATGCGTGCCGTCGTCAATGAGACGGTTGCCGGCGGCCTGCCGGTACCTGTGCTTGAGGATCTCGGCCCTCACCGCCTCCAGCTCGGCCTCCAGCGCGTTCACCTGTTGCTGCAGCATGGAGATGGCGCCCATGCAGCCGTACACCGGATCCCGCAGCCGGAGGTTCGCCTCGTACACCAGGCTGCTCGCTGCGTCCGCCCGCTCCCCCTCCGCCACCTCCTGCGACAATCGACGCGTTTACAAGCAATCCATCTACGGTGAAATCTTTTTAACTATAGACTAGAAAAGAATGATTTTTTTTAACTAGACTAGAAAAGGATGATGGATTTTTCTTCATGTTGAAGCTTTACCAAGAGCATCTTGGAGACGTTGCTGGCGCCGAAGACCATGTGGACGGCGGCGAACTTGTGGGGTTCGTGCGGCGAGAAGTAGGGGGCGAAGGGGCACTCCTGCGcgcagcggcggcggaggagctTGCACGCGGCGCACGGTGTCAAGGTGTTGAGGGcaccgccgaggccgaggcggCGTGGGATGAGGTTGTCCGCCGGCACGGTGGAGGCGGAGGCAGAGGCGGCAGCGATGGCGAGGGCGGCGGCTGTATCCGGCTCTCGCTTGATCTTCTTCCCGATCTCATCGAGTCTCTCCCTGCAGGCGGCAGTCCAACAGGCAGAGCTGTCACTTAGGGTTTGTTGCATGTGGGATCAAAGAGGGGGAATAATCTTGAGAATTTTGATGGTACAAGCGCAATGGAACGAGGTTAAAACAGTATGTGGTAAAAGGAAACGAACAATGAACAGCGATTAGATTCCTTCTCGAAGAAAGTTTTGTTGTTGAACTGTGACAGAATTCAAGGAAGACACATGGAGACAAATGAGGAAGAAATCTTACCTCTCCGTGGACATCCAGGCATGCTCTCCTCTCCTGTGCTTGGGAGAGGCagaggagacggagacggagaagaCAGGGGAGAGGGATCGTTAGCCGATGGACACACAGAGAGATATGAGGCATATAGAAGTAGAAGTGTATAAAGTTTGGAAGGAAAGAGTGCTTAAAAGGCAAGGCATTAATGAGGGGGATGGGCCTGAAGACCGACAAATTGGTAGTAGTAAGCAAATATGTATGGCGACGGGGCAAAAGATTTGTTGTTTTTATTAGTTGGCCTGGCACCCTCCATCTCCTACCTTTGATCTCTCCTGCTGTTTCTGATCATGTCAAGGAGATTGTTCCTTAAGAAAATCCATTAGCAGCGGAACCAGAGCTGGTAGAACCCTGTGGTGCAGTCCCTTGACTCTCATCGACTTCGTCTAAATTTCGTTGAATCTGAACTGGTATCCATGATGACGTTttggaagaaaagaaaaacatgcGGTGTCAATCTTCGTCGCGTCCTATATATACACGTGTGACTGTTAGAATGTAAACCGGCAGGTGGGCCAGCCGGTCCCAGGCTCCCCACCTAGCCTATATGTATGCACCGTCTATCCTTGATCAATACAACGAGTATTCTCCAAACTACACGTTTTTATGGTATCAGAGTCACGGTTCGCTCCTGCGACCGATCGTTTTCGTAAACCCTAAAACTGCGCCGCCGCTGGTCTTTTCGATCGCCGGCCAGCCCTTCTGCCGCCGCGGAGCCATCACTGCTCGCCGGCCTTCCTTCCATGGGACGTCGCGGAGCCAGCGCTCGCCGCCCGATCCCCTCCCGTCGCTGATCCTAGCGCCGCCAGCAATGGAGACCGAAGCCGACCGCCTGGCCCGTGAGGCTCGCGAGCAGCGCGAGCGTGATGCGGCGGAGGCCGCACATCAACGCCTCATGCGCGAGGCCGCGGAAAAGGCCACTGCGGATCGCGTGGCCGCCCTCGACACCTACGAGGCCCAGCATGCTGCTGTTCACGCCGCAGCCATCGCCGTCATCAACATCAAGGTTCTCATACCTCTGGTGTTGGATCGCGCCGCCAACAATTACAATCGGTGGCGATCTCTCTTCCTCGTCGTTCTGGGCAAGTATGCCCTCACGGATCACGTCCTCGCTGATGTGGTTCACACCGACCGGCCGGCGTGGGTGCAGATGGACTGCACCGTTCTCACTTGGATTTATGGCACCATCCATGGCGATCTTCAGCGGTCCACGATGTTGCGCAACCCTAACGCGCGCACCGCCTGGACGTTCCTCGAGAACGAGTTCCTCGGCCAGCGCAAGTCACGCGCTCTCCTCCTCTTCGCCGAATTCCGCACGGCCAAGCAAGGAGCGTCGTCGATTCACGAGTTCTACCGCCGTCTCGAGACGATGGCTGCAACACTCAGCGACTTCAGCGACCCAATCGGCGACCGCACGTTGGTCCTCATgctcccccgaggcctcagcgACAAGTTCCGACCCATGGTGACTAACTTGAAGATGCGCCAGCCGTTTCCTACGTTCAAGGAAGCCCGCACCCTACTCCTTCTCGAGGAGATGGATATCGACGACATCGCCGCCGGGAACGACGCTCCACCACCATTAGTGCCGTCCGCTCTTGTCGCTGCCCCACGCACTCCATCTGGTGGCAGCGGGCAAGGCCACAGCAGCGAGCACGGCGGCCATAGCCGCGGCTCCTCCCAGTCCCAGCGCTCGGGCGGGCGCCGTCGTGGCCGTGGAGGCAAACAGCAGCAGCAATCTCACCATGCTGGAGGGTCTGGCAACCAGACCAGAGGTGCTGGTCACTACGCCGGCATGCCTCGCCCGCTAGTGCCCTTCATCAACCCATGGGCTGGCATGGTCCAATTTTGGCTGCATCCGCCTGTCGCTGGCAGTGCTCCAGGAGCGCCCCCTCGTCCTTCGCCTGCTGCGTTCACTGCACAGCAGTACCCGATGTTCTACTCGCCGTACGGCGCTGCTGCATATGGCACTGGTGCACCCCCTCCGGGATATGGCACCCCGCCTCCAGGTTTCGGCGGCTACGACAATacctcgcagcagcagcagctctcgCCCTGGGACCCGATGCAGGGCGGCTCTTGGGACGCATCGTCTCTCATCAGCAACTTCAACACCATGTCGCTGAACCCACCATCTTCGGCCGAGTGGTATGCTGATTCTAGCGCCGGCACTCATATGGTCAACAACGCTGGTATATTATCCTCCTTTCACCCTCCTTCGTCATCAAGTCCTTCATCTATCATTGTCGGTAATGGAGCTTTGCTTCTCGTTACCTCTGTTGGGTCACATTCTTTTTCCACCGATCGACGTCCTCTTATTCTTTCTAATGTTCTAGTTTCACCTAGCATTATTAAGAATTTAATCTCTGTTCGTCGTTTCACCACTGACAATAATTGTTCCATCGAATTTGACCCCTTTGGCCTTTCTGTGAAGGACCTACAGACGCGGAGCGTGATCGCCAGGTGCAATAACACGGGTGATCTCTACCCGTTCTTTCCACCGGCACCAGCCAACCTAGTCGCCCTCACTACCGCCCCGTCCTCATCCACCCCCTGGCATCGCCGCTTTGGTCACATCGGTCATGAGGCTTTGTCCAAGCTCAGCAGCTCCAACGCTATTTCCTGTAATAAGCACCACAATGATCATGTTTGTCATGCTTGTCAATTAGGCCGCCATGTGCGTCTTCCTTTTTCCACGTCAAACTCCCGCGCGCTCCATCCGTTTGATTTAATACATTGTGATCTTTAGACTTCTCCAGTTGTTAGTGTGTCTAGCTATAAATATTATCTTGTCATTCTTGATGATTGCACCCACTACACTTGGATGTTTCCTTTACGCCTCAAGTCCGATACTTTTGGTCTTTTATCTCATTTTTTCTCATATGTGCGCACGCAGTTTACCACTCCTACCAAGGCGGTTCAGTGCGACAATGGCCGTGAGTTTGATAACTCCTCGGCCCGTACGTTCTTTCTCACTCATGGTGTGGTCCTCCGCATGTTGTGCCCATACACCTCTCAACAGAACGGGCGTGCCGAGCGTACCCTTCGCACCCTAAACAACATCGTGCGCTCCCTTCTGTTTTAGGCTAGTCTTCCCCTGGTTTATTGGGCTGACTCCCTCCATACTGCCACCTACCTCCTCAATCGTCACCCAACCAAAACCCTTGACGGCCGCACTCCATTCCTTGCTCTTCATGGCACACAACCATCCTACACTCACCTTCGGGTTTTTGGCTGTGCCTGCTATCCTAACCTCTCCTCCACAGCTCCACATAAATTGTCACCTCGCTCATCTTTGTGTGTCTTTCTTGGATATTCCTCCGATCACAAAGGGTACCGGTGTCTTGACCTTCACTCCAATCGGATTATTGTCTCTCGACATGTCGTGTTTGATGAGACTTATTTCCTTTTCTCCAAAGTGTCCACCACCCCTTAGGACCCCAACACACTGGATTTTTTGAGCACTGATGATGATGTTTCCACTTTGCCCATTGGGCCAAGAGTTGTGACTGCAGGTACTCGACTTCCCGGCAACGTGGTTGCTGCCCCTGGTGCTCCCCGCGTG
Coding sequences within:
- the LOC136453072 gene encoding LOB domain-containing protein 15-like, which gives rise to MSTERERLDEIGKKIKREPDTAAALAIAAASASASTVPADNLIPRRLGLGGALNTLTPCAACKLLRRRCAQECPFAPYFSPHEPHKFAAVHMVFGASNVSKMLLEVAEGERADAASSLVYEANLRLRDPVYGCMGAISMLQQQVNALEAELEAVRAEILKHRYRQAAGNRLIDDGTHATASFVAPASAPVHVNDAVAMVEAGQEVAATGGASGMSTSSAVYVAEAEQPAITNHYSSLNPSEHPAYFG